One window of the Triticum dicoccoides isolate Atlit2015 ecotype Zavitan chromosome 3B, WEW_v2.0, whole genome shotgun sequence genome contains the following:
- the LOC119277376 gene encoding NAC domain-containing protein 68-like, with protein sequence MMTAMVKAEPTAAEGSSGRRDAEAELNLPPGFRFHPTDDELVVHYLCRKVAGQPQPVPIIAEVDLYKFNPWDLPERALFGSREWYFFTPRDRKYPNGSRPNRSAGTGYWKATGADKPVAPKESGGRTVGIKKALVFYSGRAPRGVKTDWIMHEYRIAEADRAPGKKGSLKLDEWVLCRLYNKKNNWEKVKVEQDMAVEAGPNGEVMDALATDAMSDSFQTHDSSEIDSASGLQQRVFTDMAQGQPRGGMVTVKEDSDWFTGLSMDDLQTCYMNMGQMVNPATMPGQDGSGYLQSMSSPQMMRPMWQTILPPF encoded by the exons ATGATGACGGCAATGGTGAAGGCCGAGCCGACGGCGGCGGAGGGGAGCAGCGGGCGGAGGGACGCGGAGGCGGAGCTCAACCTGCCGCCGGGCTTCCGCTTCCACCCCACGGACGACGAGCTCGTCGTGCACTACCTCTGCaggaaggtggcgggccagccgcaGCCCGTGCCCATCATCGCCGAGGTCGATCTCTACAAGTTCAACCCCTGGGATCTGCCCG AGAGGGCGCTGTTCGGGAGCAGGGAGTGGTACTTCTTCACGCCACGCGACCGCAAGTACCCCAACGGCTCGCGCCCCAACCGCTCCGCCGGCACCGGCTACTGGAAGGCCACCGGCGCCGACAAGCCCGTGGCGCCCAAGGAGAGCGGCGGCAGGACGGTCGGCATCAAGAAGGCGCTCGTCTTCTACTCCGGCAGGGCGCCCAGGGGCGTCAAGACCGACTGGATCATGCACGAGTACCGCATCGCCGAAGCCGACCGCGCACCCGGCAAGAAGGGATCCCTCAAG CTGGACGAATGGGTGCTGTGCCGGCTGTACAACAAGAAGAACAACTGGGAGAAGGTCAAGGTGGAGCAGGACATGGCTGTGGAGGCCGGGCCAAACGGGGAGGTCATGGACGCGCTGGCGACCGACGCCATGTCCGACAGCTTCCAGACGCACGACTCCTCGGAGATCGACAGCGCCTCCGGCCTGCAGCAGCGCGTCTTCACGGACATGGCGCAGGGGCAGCCGAGaggcggcatggtgacggtgaaggAGGACAGCGACTGGTTCACCGGCCTGAGCATGGACGACCTGCAGACTTGCTATATGAACATGGGGCAGATGGTGAACCCGGCGACGATGCCTGGGCAGGACGGCAGCGGCTACTTACAGTCGATGAGCTCACCGCAGATGATGAGGCCGATGTGGCAAACAATCTTGCCACCATTCTGA